In Maridesulfovibrio sp., a single genomic region encodes these proteins:
- the hmcF gene encoding sulfate respiration complex iron-sulfur protein HmcF produces MPQGKLCNRQPINTEEQLKLTLSDKSGKQYYAEMEELDVDTELLWSTLQKTLKSRTKTWLEICAHCGMCADSCFLYQVNDCVPEQVPSYKIQSTLGEMVKKKGKVTNEFMRHCMKVAWSQCTCCNRCGMYCPHGIDMGVMFSYLRGILYSQGFVPWELKIGSGMHRVYRAQMDVTTEDWVETCEWMAEETEEEWPGLTIPVDKQDADIMYTCNAREPKHYPEDVAEAAILFHVAGENWTVPSEGWEQTSLSMFAGDWECCKDNVANVYSAIDKLNPKRVIGTECGHAHRATVIEGPYWVGREDGLPPRPYIHYVEWLAEALREGKLKIDPAKRIKEPVTLQDSCNYVRNHGLKAITREILSYIVEPGYFVEMAPNKEHNYCCGGGGGFNGIGLYRPQRNVALRKKMDQILATGCKLVIAPCHNCWDAIRDLEEEYEIGIRWSFLKPLIIGMLDVPEGMRVEW; encoded by the coding sequence ATGCCTCAAGGTAAGCTTTGTAACAGACAGCCGATCAACACCGAAGAACAGCTCAAGCTGACTCTCTCGGACAAGAGCGGCAAGCAATATTACGCTGAAATGGAAGAACTGGATGTGGATACCGAACTTCTCTGGTCCACACTCCAGAAGACACTTAAATCAAGGACCAAAACCTGGCTCGAAATATGCGCCCATTGCGGAATGTGCGCCGACAGCTGTTTCCTTTATCAGGTAAACGACTGCGTTCCCGAGCAGGTTCCCTCTTACAAGATCCAGTCCACCCTCGGTGAGATGGTCAAGAAAAAGGGCAAGGTCACCAACGAGTTCATGCGCCACTGCATGAAGGTAGCCTGGTCTCAGTGCACCTGCTGCAACCGCTGCGGAATGTACTGCCCCCACGGCATCGACATGGGCGTCATGTTCTCCTACCTGCGCGGAATCCTTTATTCACAGGGATTTGTTCCCTGGGAACTCAAGATCGGTTCCGGCATGCACCGCGTATACCGTGCCCAGATGGACGTTACCACCGAAGACTGGGTTGAAACATGTGAATGGATGGCCGAGGAAACCGAAGAGGAATGGCCCGGCCTGACCATCCCCGTGGACAAGCAGGATGCAGACATCATGTACACCTGCAACGCCCGCGAGCCCAAGCACTATCCCGAAGACGTGGCCGAAGCCGCCATCCTCTTCCATGTTGCCGGTGAAAACTGGACCGTACCTTCGGAAGGATGGGAACAGACTTCCCTTTCCATGTTCGCCGGAGACTGGGAATGCTGCAAGGACAACGTCGCCAACGTTTACTCCGCAATCGATAAGCTCAATCCCAAACGGGTAATCGGCACCGAATGCGGACACGCGCACCGTGCCACCGTTATCGAAGGCCCGTACTGGGTCGGCCGTGAAGACGGGCTTCCCCCCAGACCGTACATCCACTACGTGGAATGGCTAGCCGAAGCTCTGCGCGAAGGCAAGCTCAAGATCGACCCCGCCAAGAGAATCAAGGAACCCGTAACCCTGCAGGACTCCTGCAACTACGTGCGTAACCACGGTCTCAAGGCCATAACACGGGAAATTCTCAGCTATATTGTCGAGCCCGGCTACTTCGTTGAAATGGCACCCAACAAAGAGCACAACTACTGTTGCGGCGGCGGCGGCGGATTCAACGGAATCGGCCTTTACCGTCCTCAGCGCAACGTAGCTCTGCGCAAGAAGATGGATCAGATCCTCGCCACTGGCTGTAAACTGGTCATCGCGCCCTGCCACAACTGCTGGGACGCAATCCGTGACCTGGAGGAAGAATACGAGATCGGCATCCGCTGGTCCTTCCTGAAGCCTCTGATTATCGGCATGCTCGACGTTCCCGAAGGCATGCGAGTCGAATGGTAG
- the hmcA gene encoding sulfate respiration complex hexadecaheme cytochrome HmcA has product MANGKKLLRLSGILIVLAGVLCFHMEALSMVGTPQENGNKRPDLIMIDTIAAQEKPEMPAVVFLHEAHSKAVAEQGKDCTACHQKKDGAMSYKYNRLQDGTPEQLKEIYHNGCISCHTAQAAEGKKTGPKVGECRSCHVADPEVSADRVPAGMDNTLHYRHWSSKLIAKDKGEDTNCGKCHHVYNKLTRKLEYVKGQEDNCSVCHTAKPEGDVKLNTSEAYHGECVSCHLEMKAAKAEKTGPVDCAGCHGKEKAADLKEDDAALMKKLGGTLPRLPRKQPDAVLLTAPIQENVSVKASMASVSFDHKAHENYTDSCTSCHHETMNKSCSTCHTVRGSKEGGFVTLEQAMHKAGSTRSCVGCHAVKQKDPKCAGCHELMPGNAVKSEDTCKVCHNGPAPASKETAAMDASAKAAIAQSLILERPAAPQLVDEKDIPEFVTINVLENEYKASKLPHRKIIMSMVGKIKDDKMATTFHSTPLSVCGSCHHNSPASATPPSCASCHGGDYKTRDGRPGLKAAYHVQCMSCHENMGLKKPASTDCTACHAKKQ; this is encoded by the coding sequence ATGGCAAACGGAAAAAAATTATTACGATTGTCCGGTATCCTGATTGTCCTGGCAGGGGTGCTCTGCTTCCACATGGAGGCGCTGAGCATGGTCGGAACCCCCCAGGAGAACGGCAACAAGCGTCCAGATCTGATCATGATCGACACCATCGCCGCTCAGGAAAAACCGGAAATGCCCGCTGTTGTGTTTCTCCACGAGGCACACTCCAAGGCGGTGGCCGAGCAGGGCAAAGACTGTACTGCCTGCCACCAGAAGAAAGACGGTGCTATGTCCTACAAGTATAACAGACTCCAGGACGGCACACCCGAACAGCTTAAAGAAATTTACCACAACGGATGCATCAGCTGCCACACGGCCCAGGCCGCGGAAGGCAAGAAGACCGGCCCCAAGGTCGGAGAATGCCGCAGCTGCCACGTTGCAGACCCCGAAGTCAGCGCTGACAGGGTCCCAGCCGGTATGGACAACACGCTCCATTACCGTCACTGGAGCTCCAAGCTCATCGCAAAAGACAAGGGCGAAGACACAAACTGCGGTAAATGCCACCACGTTTACAACAAGCTCACCAGGAAGCTTGAATACGTGAAAGGGCAGGAAGACAACTGCAGTGTCTGCCATACGGCCAAGCCTGAAGGCGACGTGAAGCTGAACACATCCGAAGCCTATCACGGCGAGTGCGTATCCTGTCACCTTGAAATGAAGGCAGCCAAAGCCGAAAAGACCGGTCCTGTTGACTGTGCAGGATGTCACGGCAAGGAAAAGGCCGCGGATCTCAAGGAAGACGATGCCGCACTTATGAAAAAGCTGGGCGGCACACTGCCCCGCCTGCCCAGAAAACAACCCGACGCAGTTCTGCTGACCGCTCCGATTCAGGAAAACGTATCAGTCAAAGCCTCCATGGCTTCCGTCTCGTTCGACCACAAGGCTCACGAGAATTACACTGACTCCTGCACTTCCTGTCACCACGAAACAATGAACAAATCCTGTTCCACCTGCCACACCGTCCGCGGTTCCAAGGAAGGCGGTTTCGTTACTCTCGAGCAGGCAATGCACAAGGCTGGCAGCACCAGATCCTGTGTGGGCTGCCATGCCGTAAAGCAGAAAGACCCCAAATGCGCAGGCTGTCACGAACTCATGCCCGGCAATGCCGTCAAATCCGAGGATACCTGCAAGGTCTGCCATAACGGTCCGGCACCGGCATCCAAGGAAACAGCTGCAATGGACGCCTCCGCCAAGGCCGCCATCGCGCAGTCCCTGATTCTGGAACGCCCCGCTGCACCGCAGCTGGTGGACGAAAAGGATATCCCCGAATTCGTGACCATCAACGTCCTTGAAAACGAGTACAAGGCCAGCAAGCTTCCCCACCGCAAGATCATCATGAGCATGGTCGGCAAGATAAAGGATGACAAAATGGCCACCACCTTCCACAGCACACCTCTTTCCGTGTGCGGAAGCTGCCACCACAACAGCCCCGCAAGCGCGACTCCTCCGAGCTGCGCGAGCTGTCACGGCGGAGACTACAAGACTCGTGACGGACGTCCGGGACTCAAGGCTGCCTACCACGTACAGTGCATGAGCTGCCACGAGAACATGGGCCTGAAGAAGCCTGCTTCGACCGACTGCACCGCATGTCACGCGAAGAAACAGTAA
- the hmcD gene encoding sulfate respiration complex protein HmcD — MEAHNLQEYYTFTKGIVYLFMGGALVGVTLFWQFLMGGKAYRDENKKDYGDHH; from the coding sequence ATGGAAGCACATAACCTTCAGGAATACTACACTTTCACCAAAGGGATAGTATACCTTTTCATGGGCGGGGCCCTGGTCGGGGTCACTTTGTTCTGGCAGTTCCTCATGGGCGGAAAGGCCTACCGTGACGAAAACAAAAAAGATTACGGCGACCACCACTAA
- the hmcB gene encoding sulfate respiration complex iron-sulfur protein HmcB has translation MLRRTFLGMLGAACVGASLPAGAEAAGHEFKGYPGMKGVLFDATRCIGCRKCEAACNTVNKLPEPEKKFDDLSVLDTKRRTDAKTLTVVNKYSGPEHPVFRKTQCNHCLEPACASACFVKAFKKLPNGAVVYDESVCVGCRYCMVACPFEIPAYEYDEPLTPRVMKCTMCAPRLAEGKLPGCVEACPKEALVFGERDKLIKIARERIRRNPDRYVDHLYGEHEMGGTSWMYLSGVPFNEIGLREDLGTKSAPELTAGALAAVPMVAGLWPVLLGGIYAVSKRNSKIADEERKEAVASALAKAGEEAEKTLDEALRKADVANKRQIEVEVKKAVEEALSAKDDQGENSEKEES, from the coding sequence ATGTTACGCAGAACATTCCTCGGAATGCTGGGCGCAGCCTGCGTGGGAGCATCCCTCCCCGCAGGCGCCGAGGCAGCAGGCCACGAGTTCAAAGGTTACCCCGGCATGAAGGGTGTACTCTTTGACGCCACCCGCTGCATCGGATGCCGCAAGTGTGAAGCAGCCTGCAACACGGTCAACAAGCTTCCGGAACCCGAGAAAAAATTCGATGACCTGTCCGTACTGGACACCAAGCGCAGAACGGATGCTAAAACGCTTACCGTGGTCAACAAATACAGCGGCCCGGAACATCCGGTCTTCCGCAAAACCCAGTGCAACCACTGTCTTGAACCGGCATGCGCATCCGCCTGCTTCGTCAAGGCATTCAAAAAACTGCCCAACGGGGCGGTTGTATACGACGAGTCGGTCTGTGTAGGCTGCCGTTACTGCATGGTAGCCTGCCCCTTTGAAATTCCGGCATACGAATACGATGAACCTCTGACTCCCAGAGTCATGAAATGCACCATGTGTGCTCCGCGTCTGGCCGAAGGCAAACTGCCCGGCTGTGTCGAAGCATGCCCCAAGGAAGCACTCGTATTCGGCGAAAGGGACAAACTCATCAAAATCGCCCGCGAGCGCATCCGCCGCAACCCCGACCGTTACGTGGACCACCTCTACGGTGAACACGAAATGGGCGGAACCAGCTGGATGTACCTTTCCGGCGTTCCCTTCAACGAAATCGGCCTGCGTGAAGATCTCGGCACCAAGTCCGCTCCCGAACTCACTGCCGGAGCCCTTGCAGCCGTTCCCATGGTCGCCGGTCTCTGGCCCGTGCTTCTGGGCGGAATCTACGCCGTAAGCAAACGCAACAGCAAAATCGCCGACGAAGAACGCAAGGAAGCAGTAGCTTCCGCGCTCGCCAAAGCGGGTGAAGAGGCAGAAAAGACCCTCGATGAAGCCCTGCGCAAAGCGGATGTAGCCAACAAGCGTCAGATCGAAGTCGAGGTCAAGAAAGCTGTGGAAGAAGCTCTGTCCGCCAAAGACGACCAGGGCGAAAACAGCGAGAAGGAGGAATCCTAA
- the hmcC gene encoding sulfate respiration complex protein HmcC — translation MSAPANNGPKSAFTTFNLVAGAIILVGLVITVIRFTKGIGSVTNLDDNNPWGIWIGFDLLCGVALAAGGYTTSAACYIFGLKRFHSAVRPAILTAFLGYALVVFALLYDLGRPWRLPFPIFYQQGTTSLLFEVGLCVMIYLSVLFVEFTPAVFEWLGWKKIRNVVMKLTLALTIFGVVLSTLHQSSLGALYTIAPSKVHPLWYSPYLPLYFFVSSIAAGLSMVIFEGTLSHKSLHRMMDKEYLKHHDSVVLGFGKACSLVLFGYFFIKMIGVAYGNNWHYLTTGYGLLFLTEILGFVALPCFLYAVGVRDKNLGLIKKAAIITVLGIVFNRFNVSMIAFNYNLPSAERYFPSMSEIGISVFIVTLGVVIFRFITTRMPIFFEHPDYKGDH, via the coding sequence ATGTCCGCTCCCGCAAACAACGGGCCTAAATCGGCCTTTACTACTTTCAATCTGGTAGCCGGCGCTATCATCCTGGTGGGACTGGTCATCACCGTGATCAGATTCACCAAGGGTATCGGCTCGGTAACCAATCTCGACGACAACAACCCCTGGGGCATCTGGATCGGGTTCGACCTGCTCTGCGGCGTTGCTCTTGCAGCCGGCGGATACACCACCTCGGCAGCATGCTACATCTTCGGCCTCAAACGCTTTCACTCCGCAGTCCGCCCGGCGATCCTGACCGCCTTCCTCGGCTACGCTCTGGTTGTATTCGCACTGCTTTACGACCTCGGTCGTCCCTGGAGACTGCCCTTCCCCATTTTCTACCAGCAGGGAACAACCTCCCTGCTCTTCGAAGTGGGTCTGTGCGTCATGATCTACCTCAGTGTACTCTTTGTTGAATTCACTCCCGCCGTATTCGAATGGCTGGGCTGGAAGAAAATCAGGAACGTGGTCATGAAACTGACCCTGGCCCTGACCATCTTCGGCGTGGTTCTTTCCACACTGCACCAGTCCTCCCTCGGCGCGCTCTACACCATTGCACCTTCGAAAGTGCATCCGCTGTGGTACTCGCCATACCTGCCGCTCTACTTCTTTGTTTCAAGTATCGCAGCAGGGTTATCCATGGTCATCTTTGAAGGAACTCTCTCCCACAAGTCCCTTCACCGCATGATGGACAAGGAATACCTGAAGCATCACGACAGTGTTGTGCTGGGATTCGGCAAGGCCTGCTCCCTGGTGCTCTTCGGCTACTTCTTCATCAAGATGATCGGCGTGGCTTACGGCAACAACTGGCACTACCTGACCACCGGGTACGGCCTGCTGTTCCTCACCGAGATACTCGGTTTCGTAGCCCTGCCCTGCTTCCTCTATGCTGTGGGTGTACGTGACAAGAACCTTGGCCTGATCAAGAAAGCCGCCATCATCACCGTGCTCGGCATCGTCTTCAACAGGTTCAACGTCTCCATGATCGCGTTCAACTACAATCTTCCCTCTGCGGAAAGGTACTTCCCCAGCATGTCGGAAATCGGAATCTCCGTTTTCATCGTGACTCTCGGCGTAGTTATTTTCCGTTTCATCACCACCAGGATGCCCATCTTCTTCGAGCATCCCGACTACAAGGGCGACCACTAG
- the hmcE gene encoding sulfate respiration complex protein HmcE, whose translation MYELLTGPVLWLVFAISFGGLLVRIVLYFKGLNQQLDRVAYRAHMSYGLKGAFNSIISWLNPVGARGWRVKPGLTFIIFAFHIGLLATPIFLAAHNTMLQENLGFSLPQMPAFLADVLSWTVIVACISIILRRIALPEVRILTTAYDYLLLIITVAPFVTGLIARYQAGDYQFWLLAHIITGEIWLLCLPFTKLSHCVLFFCSRAQLGMDYGIKRGGMKGSTFSW comes from the coding sequence ATGTACGAACTTCTGACCGGGCCCGTGCTCTGGCTGGTTTTCGCCATCAGCTTCGGCGGTCTGCTGGTACGCATAGTGCTCTATTTCAAGGGCCTCAACCAGCAGCTCGACCGCGTGGCATACCGTGCCCACATGTCCTACGGACTCAAAGGTGCGTTCAATTCGATAATTAGCTGGCTCAACCCTGTTGGTGCCCGCGGCTGGAGAGTTAAACCCGGCCTTACCTTCATAATCTTCGCATTCCATATCGGACTGCTCGCAACTCCGATTTTCCTCGCGGCACACAACACCATGCTGCAGGAAAATCTGGGCTTCAGCCTGCCGCAGATGCCTGCGTTCCTGGCCGATGTCCTCTCGTGGACCGTGATTGTGGCCTGCATTTCCATCATCCTGCGCCGTATAGCGCTTCCGGAAGTCAGGATTCTCACCACAGCCTACGACTACCTTCTGCTGATAATAACCGTTGCGCCTTTCGTAACCGGCCTCATCGCCCGTTACCAGGCAGGAGATTATCAGTTCTGGCTGCTGGCCCACATAATCACAGGCGAAATCTGGTTGCTGTGCCTGCCTTTCACCAAGCTCAGCCACTGCGTGCTCTTCTTCTGTTCCCGCGCACAGCTCGGAATGGACTACGGTATCAAACGCGGCGGCATGAAAGGCTCGACCTTCTCCTGGTAA